The following is a genomic window from Aquipuribacter nitratireducens.
TCTCGGCGGCGTCGTCGAGCACGCGGGCGCCGGCCGGCAGGCCCCGCTCCCCCAGCACGACCCGCAGGGGCTGCCGCGCCAGCGGCTCGGTGGGCCGGGCGGGGTCCCGCGTCGTGAGCCACGGGTCGTCGACGATCGCGGTCCCCGTGCCGACGAGGACGGCGTCGGCCGTGGCCCGGCGACGGTGCACGTCGGCGCGGGCGGCGACACCGGTGAGCCAGCGGCTCGTGCCGTCGGCCGCGGCGACCCGGCCGTCGAGGGTCGCGGCCCACTTGAGGGTGACGAAGGGCCTGCCCGTGCTGACGGCGTGCCGCCAGTACCGGGTGAGGGCGAGGGCCTCGTCGCGGTGGGGCCCGGCGACGACCTCGACCCCGGCGGCGCGCAGGGTGCGCGCGCCCCCGGCGGCCCGGGGGTCGGGGTCCTCGACGGCGACGACGACGCGTCGGACGCCGGCGGCGAGCAGCGCGCGGCTGCACGGCCCGGTCCGGCCCCGGTGGTTGCAGGGCTCGAGCGTGACGACCGCGGTGGCCCCGTGCGTGTCGCGGCCCTGGCGCTGCGCGTCGGCGAGGGCGGCGACCTCGGCGTGCGCCGTCCCGGCGCCCTCGTGGTGGCCCTCCCCCAGGACCCGGCCGTCGGCGTCGAGGAGCACGCACCCGACGCGGGGGTTGGGGCCGTGCGCGGGACCGTGCGCGGCGAGCGCGAGGGCGCGCCGCATCGCCTCGTCCTCGTGCGCCGTCGTGGCCCCGGTGGTCATCGCCTGCTGCCGTCCCGTCCGTCCGCTGCTGCGCGGGCTCCGGGGGACGGTGGTGCGGGTGCACCGACGACGCGGCCCGCTCCTCGGGCCCTCGCGGGCGCCGGGTCGCGGCCACGCCAGCGCGCGCCTCCCATCCGGACTCTCACCGTCGGTCCTGGAGTTCCACCAGGTCAACCGGCCGTTGGCTGCGGTCGGGTCGCGGACTGTCACCGCCGGTTCGGAATTGCACCGACCCCGGAGCACGCTGTGTGTCGACACCAGCATGCCACGGGCGGGCGGGCTCCCGCCCGCCCGCCCGTGGCGGTTCGCCGCTGCGCCTAGCCGCTCGTGCTGCGTCTGCGCGAGATCGCGTCGACGCTCGCCGCGAGCAGCAGGACGAGACCCGTGACGACGAACTGGATACCGGACTCGCTCGTCACGAGCGGCAGCCCGTTCTGGATGATGCCGATGACGAGACCACCGAGGACGGCGCTCGCGATGAAACCGCGACCGCCGAACAGGGAGGTGCCGCCGATGACGGCCGCCGCGACGGCGAAGAGCAGGGTCTGCGCACCGCCGGTGCCGGGGTCGACACCGCCGAGTCGCGAGGCGAGCAGGATGCCGCCGAACGCCGCGAGGCTCGAGGAGATCATGAAGCAGAGGATCGTGATCCCCTGCACGCTGATGCCGGCGCGGCGGGCGGCCTCCTTGTTGCCGCCGACGGCGTAGACGTGCCGGCCGAAGGCCGTGCGGTTGAGCAGGAGGCTGAGGCCGATGAGGGCGACGGTCGTGATGGGGAGGATGTACGGCACGCCCCGGATGGACGTCGCCGCCGGGTTGGGTGAGCGCTCGCCGCTCAGCACGAGCACGACGATGCCGAGGACGACGAGCAGCCCGACGGCGCCGGCCCAGAACGTGGCGGCCGGGCCCGGGTCCAGGCCGGCCCGCGACCGGGCTCGACGTCGCAGCAGGCCCATGACGACGAAGAAGCCGACGACGAGCGCGAGGTAGACCCACCCTCCGGCGATGGACATGTTGGCGTTCATGAGGGCCCGCACCTCCTCGGAGTTGCGGACCGGGATGGTGCCGCCGCTGCCGATGACGAGGAGGATGACGCCCTGGAGGGCGAGGAACGCCGCGAGGGTCACGACGAACGACGGGATGCCGAGGAAGGCGACGATCGACCCGAGCGTGAGACCGATGAGCGTGCCGACGAGCACCGCGACGAGCATCGCGAGGTACGGCGGCCAGCCCTGCTGGGTGACCAGGACCGCGAGGACGGCGGCACCCGTGCCGGCCGTGAAGCCGGCCGACAGGTCGATCTCGCCGAGGAGCAGGACGAACACGAGCCCCATGGCGATGAAGATGACGGCCGCGGACTGCGCGAGCAGGTTGCCGAAGTTGAAGGCGGTGTTGAACACCCCGGGCCGGGCGATCGTGAAGAGCAGGAACAGCACGACGATGCCGAGCACCGAGCTGAGCATGCCGATGTCGCCGGAGCGCACGCGCGCCCCGTAGGCGCCGAAGGCCTCCTTGAGCGCGTTCACGCTGCACCACCGTTCTCCGCGTCGGCGTCGCGCAGCCCGATGTCGCCGCTGCGGCCGCTCGTGATGAGCTCGACGATCTGCGCCGTCGTCGTGTCCTTCGCCTTGATCTGCGCCGCGGTCTGACCGAGGTAGAGGGCGACGACCCGGTCGGCGACCTTGATGACGTCGTTCATGTTGTGGCTGATGAGGATGACGGCGAGGCCGCGGTCGGCGAGCCGCCGCACGAGGTTGAGGACCTGCTCCGTCTGCGCGACGCCGAGGGCGGCCGTCGGCTCGTCGAGGATGACGACCTTGCTGTTCCACAGCACGGCACGGGCGATGGCGACGGTCTGCCGCTGCCCGCCCGAGAGGGACGACACCTTCGTGCGGACCGACTTCAGGGTCCGTACCGAGAGACCGTCGAGGGTCTCCCGGGCCGACTTCTCCATCGACGCCTCGTCGAGGGTGATGCCCGTCCGGTTCTCGCGGCCGAGGTACATGTTGGCGACGACGTCGAGGTTGTCGCACAGCGCGAGGTCCTGGTACACGACCTCGATCCCCAGCGCGTTCGCCTGCTTGGGGTTCTCGACCTTCACCGGCCGGCCCTCGAACAGGTACTCCCCCGCGTCGAAGGCGTGGATGCCCGCGACCGACTTGACGAGCGTCGACTTGCCGGCGCCGTTGTCGCCGACGAGGGCCGTCACCTCCCCCCGGTGGGCCTCGAAGTCGACCCCCTTCAGCACGTGCACCGCCCCGAAGTGCTTGTCCACCTTGCGGAGCTCGAGCACCGGTGTGCCCGATCCCGCGTCCTCTGGCGCCATCCTCGGTCCTCCTCGACCGTCGTGGGTTGTGTGGTGCGGAGGTGTCCCTCGCGGGACGCGGGGACGGGGGCCGCGGGCAGTGCCCGGGCCCCCGTCACCAGCGGTGGGTCAGCCGACCCCGAACTCCTCGCACGCGGCCTGGAGCTCCTCGGTGGTGCAGATGTTCTCGGCCGTGGTGAACCCGTCGGCGACGACGTCCTGGACGTTGTCCTGGTAGATCGCCTGGGGCTCGAGGAGGACCGACGGGACGCCGCTGACGTCGCCGGTGGCGAGCTCGTCCGCCGCGGCCGTGTCGCCGTTGATGAGGGCGATGGCGAGCTCCGCGGCGGCTTCGGCCTCGGCGCGGACGGCCTTGTAGACCGTCATGCACTGGGTGCCCTGCAGCACGCGCTGCAGGCCCTCGTCGGTGGCGTCCTGCCCGGTGACAGGGATCTGGCCGGCGAGGCCGTTGCGCTCGAGGACGGAGATCACCGCGCCGCCGAGGCCGTCGTTGGCAGCGGCGACACCGACGAAGTCACCGCCGGTGTTCGTGAAGATCTGCTCGAAGATCGTGGCGGCCTGGGTGTTGTCCCAGCCGGGGACGGCCTGGTCGTCGGCGATGCCGTAGCCGGCCTCGGTGATCGCGGCCTCGTAGCCCTCCTTGAAGAGGGTCGCGTTGTTGTCGTCGGGCGAGCCGTTGAGGAGCACGACGTCGCCCTCGGTGACGCCGTCCTCCTGCAGGCACGTGACGAGGCCCTCGCCGATGGTGGTGCCGACCGCGACGTTGTCGAACGACACGTAGTAGTCGGCGTTGCCGTCGACGGTGAGCCGGTCGTAGTCGATGACGGGGATGCCCGCCGCCTGCGCGTCGGCGATGACCGTCGCGCCGCTCGAGGAGTCGAGGTTGACGATGAGGAGCGCGTCGACCCCGGCGTTGATCATGCCGTCGGCGATGGTCTGGAACTGCTGGGCGTCGCCCTCGGCGTTCTGGATGTCGGCCTCGATGCCGGCCGCCTCGAAGGCCTCCTGGAGGAACGGGCGGTCGGCGGTCTCCCACCGGACCGAGCTGGCGGAGTCCGGCAGGATCACGCCGACGCTGGCGCCCTCGGCCGAGCCGCCGCCTGCGGCGTCGTCGGTCGCCGCGTCCGTCGCGGCGCCGCCGCCGGCGTCGACGCTCGCGTCGTCGGTCGTGCCGCCGTCGTCGCCGCCGCCGCACGCGCTGGCGACGAGGGCGAGCGCGACACCGGTCGCGGCCACCACTGCACGGGTACTTCTCATGGGTCGAGCCTCCTAGTGCGACAGTGCACCGCGGGCGTGGCCGCTGCGCCCGCGAGCGGCGTCGCTCGCGGTAGCAGCCCGGACCGGCCCTCGGGGTCCCGGATGGGTGTCCCGAACGGTAAGCGCGTACATGGCCCGTGGCCAGCACCGCTGCATAACGGTTCGGTCACACAACTAATCGCGCCCGGTATGCCCGGTGGCCGCGTCCCGCGGGGCCCGTGTGGGCCCCGCGGGACGTCGTGTCAGGCCCCGACGAGGCTGCGGAGGACGTACGGCAGGATCCCCCCGTTGCGGTAGTAGTCCGCCTCCCCCGGCGTGTCGATGCGGACGACGGCGTCGAGCTCGACGGTCTCGCCCGACTCCTTCGTCGCCGTCACGCGTACGGTCCGCGGGGTCGCGCCGTCGTTGAGGCCCTCCACGCCCGTGACGTCGAAGGTCTCGGTGCCGTCGAGGCCGAGCGAGGTCGCCGACTCGCCCTCGGGGAACTGCAGCGGCAGCACGCCCATCCCGATGAGGTTCGACCGGTGGATGCGCTCGAAGCTCTCGGCGATGACGACCTTAACACCCAGCAGCGCCGTGCCCTTCGCCGCCCAGTCCCGGCTGGAGCCCGAGCCGTACTCCTTGCCTGCGAGCACGACGAGGGGCGTGCCCGCCTCGGCGTAGTGCTGCGCGGCGTCGTAGATGAACGCCTGCTCGCCGCCCGCCGTGAAGTCGCGGGTGTAGCCGCCGCTCACGCCGTCGAGCAGGAGGTTGCGCAGCCGGATGTTGGCGAAGGTGCCGCGGATCATCACCTCGTGGTTGCCGCGGCGGGAGCCGTAGGAGTTGTAGTCCTTGCGCTCGACCCCGTGCTCGTCGAGGTACTGCGCGGCCGGGGTGCCGGGCTTGATCGCACCGGCCGGGCTGATGTGGTCCGTCGTCACCGAGTCGCCGAGCAGGGCCAGCACCCGGGCGCCGTGGACGTCCTGGACCGGTGCGGGGTCGGCGGCCATGCCGTCGAAGTACGGGGGCTTGCGCACGTAGGTGGAGCCCGCGTCCCACGCGAACGTGTCGCCCTCGGGGGTCGGGAGCTCCTGCCAGCGGCGGTCACCGGCGAACACGTCGGAGTAGCCGGAGGCGAACATGCCCTCGTCGATCGTCGAGTCGATGACCTGCTGCACCTCCTCCGGGGAGGGCCAGATGTCGTCGAGCATGACGGGCGCACCGGACTCGTCGTGCCCCACGGGCTCGGCGGCGAAGTCGAAGTCCATGGTCCCGACCAGGGCGTACGCCACGACCAGGGGTGGCGAGGCGAGGTAGTTCATCTTGACGTCGGGGTTGATCCGGCCCTCGAAGTTGCGGTTGCCGGACAGCACGCTGACGACGGCGAGGTCGTTGGCCTGCACGACCTGGCTCACCTCGCTCGGCAGCGGCCCGGAGTTGCCGATGCACGTCGTGCAGCCGTACCCGACGAGGTTGAAGCCGAGCTTGTCGAGGTACGGCGTGAGCCCCGCCTTCTCGTAGTAGTCCATGACGACCTTGGAGCCGGGCGCGAGGGAGGTCTTGACCCACGGCTTGCGGGCGAGGCCCTTCTCGACGGCCTTCTTCGCCAGCAGCGCCGCCCCGACCATGACCGACGGGTTCGACGTGTTCGTGCAGCTCGTGATCGCGGCGATGACGACGGCGCCGTGGTCGAGCTCGGTCTCGGTGCCGTCGGCGAGGGTGAGGGGGACCCGCTTCGACACCCGCCCCTGCGCCGGCGGCCGGGCGCCGCCCTGCGCGGGCTCCTCGTGCGCGGCCTCGGCGCTGACGGCCGGGGCGTCGGAGGCGGGGAAGCTCTCGGCGGACGCCTCGTCGGCGAGGCTCGTCTGGCCCTCGTCCGTCTCGTGGTCGGCGTAGTCCGGCAGCACGAGGCGGAAGGCGTCCCGGGCGTCGCTGAGCGCGATGCGGTCCTGCGGGCGCTTGGGCCCGGCGATGCTCGGCACGACCTGCGAGAGGTCGAGCTCGAGGTACTCGCTGTAGCGCGGCTCGACGTAGCCGTCGGCCGACGGGTCGTGCCACAGGCCCTGGGCGCGGGCGTACGCCTCCACGAGCGCGACCTGCTGCTCGCTGCGGCCGGTGAGGCGCAGGTACTGCGTCGTCACCTCGTCGACGGGGAAGATCGCGCACGTGGACCCGAACTCCGGGCTCATGTTCCCGATCGTCGCCCGGTTCGCCAGCGGCACGGCCGCGACGCCCTCGCCGTAGAACTCGACGAACTTCCCGACCACGCCGTGCTGCCGCAGCATCTCGGTGATCGTGAGGACGACGTCGGTGGCCGTGACGCCGGTGGGGATGGAGCCGGTGAGCTTGAACCCGACGACCCGCGGGATGAGCATCGACACGGGCTGGCCGAGCATCGCGGCCTCGGCCTCGATGCCGCCGACGCCCCAGCCGAGCACCCCGATCCCGTTGATCATGGTGGTGTGGGAGTCGGTCCCGACGAGGGTGTCGGGGTAGGCGACGGTGGCGCCGTCCACGTCCTTCGTCATGACGCCTCGGGCCAGGTGCTCGAGGTTGACCTGGTGGACGATCCCGGTGCCGGGCGGCACGACCTTGAAGCCCTCGAAGGCCGTCTGGCCCCAGCGGAGGAACTGGTAGCGCTCCCGGTTGCGCTCGTACTCCAGCTCGATGTTGAGCGACAGGGACTCCGGCGTGCCGAAGCTGTCGACGATGACGGAGTGGTCGATGACGAGCTCGGCCGGTGCCAGCGGGTTGATGCGCGCGGGGTCGCCGCCGAGGTCGACGACGGCCTCACGCATCGTCGCGAGGTCGACGATGCACGGCACGCCCGTGAAGTCCTGCATGACGACGCGGGCCGGCGTGAACTGGATCTCCGTGTCGGGCTCCGCCTCGGCGTCCCACGCTCCGAGGGCGCGGACGTGGTCGGCGGTGACGTTCGCGCCGTCCTCGGTGCGCAGGAGGTTCTCCAGCAGCACCTTGAGGCTGTACGGCAGGTCCCGCGCGCCCTCGACCGCGTCGAGCCGGTAGTAGTCGTAGCGCTCCTCCCCCACCTCCAGGGTGTCGCGGGAGGAGAAGCTGTCGGGGTTCTGGCCTGCGCTCATGGGCGGTCCCTCCAGGCGTCGGTGCGTCCGTCCATCCTGCCCCAGTCGTGGGACGGGCGTCGGACGAGGTCTCTTGACGTCAAGATATCAGGTGGGCTCCTCGGGGAGGAAGAGCGCCACGCACTCGACGTGGTGCGTCATGGGGAACGCGTCGAGGGCCCGCAGGTCCGCGAGCCGGTACCCGCGCGCCGCCAGCAGCCCGGTGTCGCGGCCGAGGGCCGCGGGGTCGCAGCTGACGACGACGAGGCGCCGCGGACCGAGCGCGCGCACCCGGTCGAGGACGGCGGCGCCGGCCCCCGCCCGTGGCGGGTCGAGGACGACGACGTCCGCGGCGGACGGCACGCCCGCCCGCTCGTGCTCGTCCTGCTCGTCCTGCTCGTCCTGCTCGAGCGCGGCCTCGACCCGGCGCTCGACCACGGTGACGTTCGGGTGGTCGTGGGCGTTGCGCCGCAGGTCCGCGGCGCCGCGGGGGTCGGACTCGACGGACACGACCCGACCGCTGTCGCCCGTGTCGGCCGCCAGGGCGAGGCTCAGCAGACCGGCGCCCGCGTAGAGGTCGAGGACGGTGTCGCCGGGACGCGTCGCGGCGAGCTCCCGGACCAGCCGCACGAGCGTGTCGGCCGCGGCGTGGTGCACCTGCCAGAACCCGTCCCCGGACACCCGGAAGGTGCCGACCCCCGCGACGTCGTGGCGGACCCACGTGCGCCCGGCGACCCGGTGCCCCCCGCCGAGCACGAGGCCGAGGGCGTCGACACGGGGCAGCCGCGGTGGCCGGGCGGCGGTCCCTGCGCCGCCGCCCCGGTGCTGCCGGCGGTCCCGTCCGGACCCCCTCGACGGTCGCGGCGGGTCGGCGCGGACGACGGCCCCGTCCTCCCCCGCCTGCACCGAGACGGAGGCGACGCCCGGCCAGGGCAGTCGCGTGACGCCGGTCGCGTCGACGTCGTCGGCGACCAGCGGGCAGCGCTCGACCGGCAGGACCGTGTGCTCGCGGTGGGGGTGGAAGCCGACGCGACCGGCCGGGTCGACGCTGTAGCGCACGCGGGTGCGCCAGCCGAGGCCGGTCTCCTCCCCCGGTTCGCGCCCCGGCTCGGGCAGCGCCGCCACCACGAGCGGGTGCCCGGTCGCGGCCTCGACGTCCGTGCCGCCGAGGCGGGCCAGCTGCTCGGTGACGACGGCGGCCTTGAGGCGGCGCTGCTCGTCGAGCCGCACGTGCTGGAAGTCGCAGCCGCCGCAGCGGCCCGGCCCCGCGTACGGGCAGGGCGGCTCGACCCGCGCCGGCGAGGCCTCGAGGACCGCCACGGCGTCGCCGCGCCAGTAGCGCGCCGCGGGGTCGGCCTCGGTGAGGCGGACGCGCACCCGCTCGCCCGGGATCGCGTGCCGGACGAAGACGACGCGACCGGCCGGGTCGTCACCGACGCGCGCGACGACGTGCCCGCCGTGCGCGACGGGGCCGGCCGTGAGCTCGAGCAGCTCCGGGACCGCCTCCGTCACGGGTGCCGCTCGATGTCGCGGTCCGCCGCACCCGCGCGCGACGCCTCCTGGACGAGGCTGCGGTCGGCGGCGGCCCTGGCGGCGAGGTCGCCCTCCTCGATGCTGCTGCGCAGCTGGTACGGCACGCTCACGACCATGACGCCCGGCGTCGCCGCGAGGCGCGCCCGCAGCCACAGGTTGGACCGGTTGTGGAGCACCGCCTCCCACCAGTGCGCGACGACGTACTCGGGGAGGAAGACCGTGACGGCGTCCCGCGGACCCTTCGCCCGGACCGCCTTCACGTGCTCGACGAGGGGCTTCGCGACCTCCCGGTACGGCGAGTCGAGCACCCGCAGCGGCACGGGGACCTTGCGCCGGGCCCACTCCTCGCTCAGCTCCCGCGCCGCCTCCTGGTCGACGGCCACCGTCACCGCCTCGAGCGTCGAGGGGCGGGTGGCGCGCGCGTAGGCGAGCGCACGGGTCGTCGGGCGGTGCAGCCGCGACACGAGGACCACGGCGTGGACGCGTGCCGGCATGGTCTCGGGCGCCTCGTCGGCGGGGATCGCCGTCTCGCGGGACACGAGGTCGTAGTGACCGCGGACCCGGTGCATGCCGACACCGAGGGCCGCGACGACGAGCAGCGTCGCCCAGGCGCCGTTGGGGACCTTCGCCACCACGAGGACGAGGAGCGTGAGGCCCGTGCACGTCGCCGCCACGGCCGCCACGGCCGTGCCGAGCCGGGGCACCCAGCGGCGCGTGCGGCGGCTGCGGCCCTGCCGGAGCCGCCAGTGGCGCACCATGCCGAGCTGGGCGAGCGTGAAGCTCGTGAAGAGGCCGATGAGGTAGAGGTCGAGGAGCGGACCCACCCGGGCCTCCAGGACGAGGAGCATCGTCACGGCGCCGAGCGAGAGGGCGAGGATGCCGTTGCTGTAGGCGAGGCGGTCACCGCGACGGGCCAGCTGCCGCGGCAGGTAGCCCGCCTCGGCGAGGGTGGCGGCGAGCAGCGGGAAGCCGTTGAACGCGCTGTTGGCCGCGGTGAGGAGCGCGAGGACGGTCGCGACGGTGACGAGCACCGCGCCGACGCTCCCGGCGCCGAAGACCGCCTGCGAGAGCTGGGTGAGGACGCTCTGCTGCGTGTACTCCTCGCACGGCACCGGCAGGCCCTGCAGGTCGCACGGGTCGCGCGTCACCGTCACCCCGCTCACGACGGCGAGGGTGACGACCCCGGCGATGAGGGCGATGCTGAGCCCGCCGACCGCGAGCAGGGTCACGGCCGCGTTGCGCCCCTTGGGCGCCCGGAAGGCGGGGACGCCGTTCGCGGTGGCGTCGACCCCGGCCAGGGCCGCCCCGCCGCTGGCGAACGCGCGGAGGACGACGAGGGCGAGGGCGACGGCCGTGAGGTCCGTGCCGCGGTCCACATCGAAGTCCGCGCTCACCGCCACGGGGCCCTCCCCGCCCGCCCACCGCACGAGGCCGACCGTGACGAGGACGGCGACCGCGAGCACGAACCCGTACACGGGCACCATCGCGGACCAGCCGGCCTCGCGGCGCCCGCGCAGGTTGACCGCCGCGACGACGAGCACCGAGGCGACCGCGAGCGGGATCCGGCCGTCGTCGAGCACCGGGAGGGCGGACACGAGGTTGTCGACGGCGGCGGCGACGGCCACGGCGACCGTGAGGGTGTAGTCGACGAGCAGCGACGCGGCGGCGACGAGCCCCGCCCGGGGACCGAGGTTCCGCGAGGCGACGGCGAAGGAGCCGCCGCCGCCGGGGTAGGCGCGCACGAGCGGGCCGTACGACACCACGACGATGGCGATGACCACGCAGACGGCGAGGGCGACCTCGGGCGCCAGGACGAGCAGCGCGGTGCCGCCGAGGGCGAGGATGACGAGGATCTCCTGCGTCGCCCACGCGACCGAGGAGACGGGGTCGGCGGCGAACACCGGCAGGGCCAGGCGCTTGGGCAGCAGGGTGTCATCGGCGCTGCTGGAGGGCCTCGCGCGCCCGAGCAGGATCCGTTTGGGCACGGCGAGGAGCGAGGCCACGCGCCGATGCTAGGCCCCGCTACCGTGGCCCCGTGCACTTCGTCGTCATGGGCTGCGGGCGCGTCGGGGCCCGGCTCGCGCACGACGTGGAGGAGCAGGGCCACTCGGTCGCCGTCGTCGACCAGAACCCCGACTCGTTCCGTCGGCTCGGGCCGGACTTCTCCGGGCGGACCGTCGCCGGCATCGGCTTCGACCGCGACACCATGCTGCGCGCCGGGGTCGACGAGGCCTACGCCTTCGCCGCCGTCAGCAGCGGGGACAACTCCAACATCATCGCCGCCCGGGTCGCCCGCGAGACCTACGGGGTGCAGCGCGTCGTCGCGCGCATCTACGACCCGGGCCGCGCCGAGGTGTACCGCCGGCTCGGCATCGCGACGGTCGCGACGGTGCCGTGGACGTCCCGGGAGATCATCGCCGAGCTGCTGCCCACCGACAGCAGCGCCCTGTGGCAGGACGAGGCGGGCCGGGTCGCGCTCGTGGAGCTCGGTCCCCACGGATCGTGGTTCGGGCGCCCGCTGGAGGACCTCGAGCGCGCGACCGGTGCGCGGGTCGCGTACCTCACCCGGCTCGGGCACGCGCTGCTGCCGGCGACCGGGACGGTCCTGCAGGACGGTGACCGGGTGTTCGCGGCGGTGGAGCTCGCGCGCCGCCGGGCCGCGATCGACGCGGCCGCCGCCGAGGCGGAGGTGGAGGCGTGAGGGTCGTCATCGCCGGGGCGGGGAGCGTCGGGCGCTCCATCGCCCGGGAGCTCATCCACAACGGGCACCAGGTCCTGCTCGTCGACCGCCTGTCGAAGGCGGACCGCATGAAGGACACCCTCGAGCGCGCCGAGTTCCTCTACGCGGACGCGTGCGAGATCCAGTCCCTCGACGAGGCCCGCGTCGACACGTGCGACGTCCTCGTCGCGGCGACCGGCGACGACAAGGCCAACCTCGTGGTGTCCCTCCTCGGCAAGACCGAGTACGGCGTGCCGCGCACGGTCGCGCGGGTCAACAACCCCCGCAACGAGTGGCTGTTCGACAGCGGCTGGGGGGTCGACGTCGCGGTGTCGACGCCGCGCCTCATGACGGCGCTCGTCGAGGAGGCCGTGGAGGTCGGCGAGATGGTGCGGCTGTTCCAGCTGCAGCAGAGCTCCGCGTCGCTGTTCGAGTTCACGGTGCCCGCGGCCTCGCCGGTCGCCGGGACGCCGCTGCGGACGGTGTCGCTGCCCGCGGACACCGTCATCACGTGCATCGTCCGCGACCACCGGCCCGTCGCCCCCTCGGGCGACGACACCGTCGAGGCCGGCGACGAG
Proteins encoded in this region:
- a CDS encoding ATP-binding cassette domain-containing protein, producing the protein MAPEDAGSGTPVLELRKVDKHFGAVHVLKGVDFEAHRGEVTALVGDNGAGKSTLVKSVAGIHAFDAGEYLFEGRPVKVENPKQANALGIEVVYQDLALCDNLDVVANMYLGRENRTGITLDEASMEKSARETLDGLSVRTLKSVRTKVSSLSGGQRQTVAIARAVLWNSKVVILDEPTAALGVAQTEQVLNLVRRLADRGLAVILISHNMNDVIKVADRVVALYLGQTAAQIKAKDTTTAQIVELITSGRSGDIGLRDADAENGGAA
- a CDS encoding aconitate hydratase AcnA, coding for MSAGQNPDSFSSRDTLEVGEERYDYYRLDAVEGARDLPYSLKVLLENLLRTEDGANVTADHVRALGAWDAEAEPDTEIQFTPARVVMQDFTGVPCIVDLATMREAVVDLGGDPARINPLAPAELVIDHSVIVDSFGTPESLSLNIELEYERNRERYQFLRWGQTAFEGFKVVPPGTGIVHQVNLEHLARGVMTKDVDGATVAYPDTLVGTDSHTTMINGIGVLGWGVGGIEAEAAMLGQPVSMLIPRVVGFKLTGSIPTGVTATDVVLTITEMLRQHGVVGKFVEFYGEGVAAVPLANRATIGNMSPEFGSTCAIFPVDEVTTQYLRLTGRSEQQVALVEAYARAQGLWHDPSADGYVEPRYSEYLELDLSQVVPSIAGPKRPQDRIALSDARDAFRLVLPDYADHETDEGQTSLADEASAESFPASDAPAVSAEAAHEEPAQGGARPPAQGRVSKRVPLTLADGTETELDHGAVVIAAITSCTNTSNPSVMVGAALLAKKAVEKGLARKPWVKTSLAPGSKVVMDYYEKAGLTPYLDKLGFNLVGYGCTTCIGNSGPLPSEVSQVVQANDLAVVSVLSGNRNFEGRINPDVKMNYLASPPLVVAYALVGTMDFDFAAEPVGHDESGAPVMLDDIWPSPEEVQQVIDSTIDEGMFASGYSDVFAGDRRWQELPTPEGDTFAWDAGSTYVRKPPYFDGMAADPAPVQDVHGARVLALLGDSVTTDHISPAGAIKPGTPAAQYLDEHGVERKDYNSYGSRRGNHEVMIRGTFANIRLRNLLLDGVSGGYTRDFTAGGEQAFIYDAAQHYAEAGTPLVVLAGKEYGSGSSRDWAAKGTALLGVKVVIAESFERIHRSNLIGMGVLPLQFPEGESATSLGLDGTETFDVTGVEGLNDGATPRTVRVTATKESGETVELDAVVRIDTPGEADYYRNGGILPYVLRSLVGA
- a CDS encoding sugar ABC transporter permease; this translates as MNALKEAFGAYGARVRSGDIGMLSSVLGIVVLFLLFTIARPGVFNTAFNFGNLLAQSAAVIFIAMGLVFVLLLGEIDLSAGFTAGTGAAVLAVLVTQQGWPPYLAMLVAVLVGTLIGLTLGSIVAFLGIPSFVVTLAAFLALQGVILLVIGSGGTIPVRNSEEVRALMNANMSIAGGWVYLALVVGFFVVMGLLRRRARSRAGLDPGPAATFWAGAVGLLVVLGIVVLVLSGERSPNPAATSIRGVPYILPITTVALIGLSLLLNRTAFGRHVYAVGGNKEAARRAGISVQGITILCFMISSSLAAFGGILLASRLGGVDPGTGGAQTLLFAVAAAVIGGTSLFGGRGFIASAVLGGLVIGIIQNGLPLVTSESGIQFVVTGLVLLLAASVDAISRRRSTSG
- a CDS encoding class I SAM-dependent RNA methyltransferase; the protein is MTEAVPELLELTAGPVAHGGHVVARVGDDPAGRVVFVRHAIPGERVRVRLTEADPAARYWRGDAVAVLEASPARVEPPCPYAGPGRCGGCDFQHVRLDEQRRLKAAVVTEQLARLGGTDVEAATGHPLVVAALPEPGREPGEETGLGWRTRVRYSVDPAGRVGFHPHREHTVLPVERCPLVADDVDATGVTRLPWPGVASVSVQAGEDGAVVRADPPRPSRGSGRDRRQHRGGGAGTAARPPRLPRVDALGLVLGGGHRVAGRTWVRHDVAGVGTFRVSGDGFWQVHHAAADTLVRLVRELAATRPGDTVLDLYAGAGLLSLALAADTGDSGRVVSVESDPRGAADLRRNAHDHPNVTVVERRVEAALEQDEQDEQDEHERAGVPSAADVVVLDPPRAGAGAAVLDRVRALGPRRLVVVSCDPAALGRDTGLLAARGYRLADLRALDAFPMTHHVECVALFLPEEPT
- the ribD gene encoding bifunctional diaminohydroxyphosphoribosylaminopyrimidine deaminase/5-amino-6-(5-phosphoribosylamino)uracil reductase RibD; the protein is MTTGATTAHEDEAMRRALALAAHGPAHGPNPRVGCVLLDADGRVLGEGHHEGAGTAHAEVAALADAQRQGRDTHGATAVVTLEPCNHRGRTGPCSRALLAAGVRRVVVAVEDPDPRAAGGARTLRAAGVEVVAGPHRDEALALTRYWRHAVSTGRPFVTLKWAATLDGRVAAADGTSRWLTGVAARADVHRRRATADAVLVGTGTAIVDDPWLTTRDPARPTEPLARQPLRVVLGERGLPAGARVLDDAAESLQLRTRDVPAALAALAEREVRHVWVEGGPTVAAAFLRAGVVDEVVTYLAPAVLGSGPAAVGDLGVRTVADVPRLQLVDVARLEGDVVVVSRPVPPPVEESA
- a CDS encoding sugar ABC transporter substrate-binding protein; protein product: MRSTRAVVAATGVALALVASACGGGDDGGTTDDASVDAGGGAATDAATDDAAGGGSAEGASVGVILPDSASSVRWETADRPFLQEAFEAAGIEADIQNAEGDAQQFQTIADGMINAGVDALLIVNLDSSSGATVIADAQAAGIPVIDYDRLTVDGNADYYVSFDNVAVGTTIGEGLVTCLQEDGVTEGDVVLLNGSPDDNNATLFKEGYEAAITEAGYGIADDQAVPGWDNTQAATIFEQIFTNTGGDFVGVAAANDGLGGAVISVLERNGLAGQIPVTGQDATDEGLQRVLQGTQCMTVYKAVRAEAEAAAELAIALINGDTAAADELATGDVSGVPSVLLEPQAIYQDNVQDVVADGFTTAENICTTEELQAACEEFGVG